atcCTTAACTATGTAGGGCCAGTGGTGTAcaaattggccttaccacctaatTTGTGTAGGGTACattcggtgttccatgtgtcagtattgaaaaagtaccatggagatggggactacatcattaaatgggactcgATATTTTTAAACAAAGATCTTCAGTATGAGGAAGAGCCGATTGTAATCCTTGATCTTGATGTCCGAAAGAtgaggactaaggagatcaaCAGGGTAAAGGTGCAATGAAAGCATTGTTCGATAAAGAAAGCTACATGGGGGATCGAGAGGGACAcgcgagacaagtatcctcagtTGTTCGTCGAAataggtactactctatctctacTTTAGCCTTATTTTCCGTAATTGGTCATTCGGGGACGATTGATGGGTagattgatatctattgtaatgacatGTCTCCGTCGTTATGGATAGACCAATAGGGAAGGAATTTGGGCCAGAAAaatttgggtagtaacttcaaaaaaatcTAGCCTAGGCtaaacttggatgaattctgagtcaggtgaggtctagggtgaccTTGTGATAGGTGAGGGGATCGAATCGATAATTTGGTTAAGTTAGCTGATAGCTAAGACGATAAGGAGAATTTACGGCTTTGCACAATTATTTTTGGGTTAGTAAAACTCCCGAAATATGATTTTGCATAAAGGGTATGATTTAATATGTCATGGGATGAGGGTGTGTTATAAAATGGGGGTTTGGAGCTCAAGCTCTAAGCTATCTATTTCCATGCAACCCGCTAGAGAGGGGCCATCCTGTTATGGCAGGACGGTTGCAAAGTTAAAGACTAGAAAAACCCTAGAAATGATTTTATTCTACAAAAAATTGTTCTTAATACATTAGGTGGTGATCCAAAgcaattttttatcatttttccacAGATTTCCATACCTAACGTAATATTTCTACTCCCTAAACTCATCATTCGATTCCTAAAACCCATAAACTAGGATGAGTGGTCGTTGTGGGAGGATTTTTGCCTGCAGATAATAATGGAAATTATCCCTAGGTGGGGTTTAGGACCATGAGTTTATCTAAGAGCGTAATTATACTATAATTTGACTAAGTAGACCATTAtattgatcctttgtatgtatttattatttttataccaagAACATGCGGAAATAATCTGGAAAGGTAAAGCTCTTGCATCTTAGAGTGgttgaagctcgaattcgaggtaggtgatcattttatttcttttatggattttatgtacttgctaaattatttcatggtatgcatatgtgtatatgaatagggaaatgTGCtagaaattatgtgaaatgattaTTTACTGACCTAATTTGTGATGAACCCGTTCTTAGTGGTATAATGTTGACTATAGAATGTTATCGTGGATGTTTGTATGTTtgaatcggatgtcacgttctgacaaaCAATTGAATCGGGTGTTACGTTTCTACacacatttggatcgggtgtcacattctaacATAAacattggatcgggtgtcacattctgacataaATTAAGTGTTTGCaagttccatgagaggactCTTATGTAAAGTTGCATAATATTAAGATTGTTGAACTTTGATCTTGCCGATAATTGTTTGAGATGAAAATGGTTGAGTTATTCTGTATACATGTTTTTATTATGTTAAGTTTACTTGCCCATGACTCGTTTATTGGCTAGTCGTGTGATTTTACTAGTACACTgtctattttgtgtactgatactatacttgctctgtctttgttgagtacaagacATATTCAGTCGTCTGCGAAGAGACCTCGCTCAGAAGAGTGAGAAATTGATCAAATTCAAGGGTGAACTAATTCTTTCAGGTTGCCATGGACTCTCTATTGTTTCTAGTCCTTCTTCTGGGACTTAGATGTTCAGACGTTGGTTAACTCTTAAATGACTTTCTTATGGGGTTTGTACTCCTTTTGTACTCactttctagacttgttagttctttagagttttggtaGGAATGAGTTTTATATCATAGGATATTTTCCGCATGTTTAAAGTTGTTCCTTAGACCTTCCTGAGTTTTATGGGGACCCAAGCTTATATCTTTAATTAAGACTGCTTTCGCATCCTTATCTTGTTTGTTTACTGCATTTGCTAATTGTTGGACAGTTAAAATGGTTCTCCCatcggagggttagtgtgggcgCCAATCATGACGGTCGGGATCATGACAGTGATAGTTTAATACAATGAATAACATGATTAAAAAAActcatcatagaaaataaaatttctaataTGATTTTACAAGTATAaataatgcaatgatatgaaaacTATCATGAGGCGCAATTCAACTCTAATATCTTAACTctcaaataataaaagaattacaatttcttaaaatatattacTATCATAATATGTAATTTACCTCCCTGAAAGAAAATAATCGATAaacttttttattataaaaacatcccttcatgaataaaaataaaattaccttcaaatagtgaaataataaaatataataatcttGAGACATATGACAAAAACATAAAGACAAATGATAAGTAAAGATATAAAATTTGGCTatgtatttataaaagaaatgtcAAATAATATTCACACCTTATAGAGTTCTCAAATAGTAAATGTGCAATActacaagttatatgaattactctcaattttcttatttctatAGATGAAATTATTCAACTATTAAAGGATTATCCTCACAGTTAACAATGTTAACTAAAGAATTTGACACATATATAATTTGTAAGATATATTAGAAGATCTTCAAGGTTTGGGCGCTAGGCGTGTTTTATATTAGACGAGCTCCGAGGATTGGGCGCTAGGCGTGTTTTTTAAGGCATACACTTGAACACTTAAGGTGTAAGATTCACAGAATTAAACCCCACATATGAGCCTCGATACGTTTTACTAGTGCCTCCTCAAGGCGAGTCCAAATACTTTCTTTTAAAATACTGATTGAAAACTAGAAGGACACAATTAAAGTGAAATGtcacttataatattttattttcctacTTTCACTAAAAAAgtccttctctttttttttaagaaacttatttctttaaaaaatatatatatatttttcaattttttaaccAAATTGTTAATAACTTTATGGATGTGATATCCTCTCCCACTTTCTTTAAATcacatttcttttctttcttaaattacaCCATCAAATAAATAAGGAGAAAGGGAAGAACAAAAAGAGGAATGCAGAAGAATGACAAATTCCGAaatgaaaaagtaaaaacaaGATTAGAAATACCATTTGAAAACTTTGATAGTAACTCTTTCGGTCATTGTGAATCTAGATCACTTTTCTTCGTTCTCCAAATATGATATTAGTTAtgcaaaatttaatatataattaattaagataCTAATTAGTCACTAAACTACCCCTAATTTTATAATGTCcccaaattaataaaattgtcTTTCGTTTCTTTGACAAGAAGAAGGAGCACGCGCTAGATAAAGAAAccggaaaaaaaataaaatttatacacTTGCAAGACTATAGCTGGCCAAAACTTTTTCaacattaaaaaagaaagaactaAATTAAAAGCTAATTAAGCTTCTCATCTAATTAAGTGTgtgactatttttttttctacctAATGCTAATTGTTAGATATAGCATCTTCACGTTGGATAGGTTCCATCCTTATTATAACTTCTTGTATTGGAGCTGATGAAATTGGAATAATTTTTTGACATGTTTCAATGAGGCAGTGCCTACAAGTAGGGCAAGAAGAGTGAGAATTGAGCCATTTATCGATACAGTTGACGTGAAATCCATGATTGCACTTAGGTAGAACCTTGATTTTCTCTCCAATTCCAAATTCTGATAGGCAAATGACACATTCAGAGTTGAGTCCTGGATATTTCAATTCAGTTGTGTATGTTATAACTGGAAATGTCTCTAGAGCTTTTTTCTTGATACCTCTATTGGCTAATTTTGTTGAAGAAGGGTTATTATTTGTATGGTTTAATAAGGATGAGTCAACCAATATTCGGGTAGAGCACCAACATGCacattttatgatgaaattcaAGACAAATGAACAAATCAAGGCAGATACAAGTATGGCCAAGACCATAATAACATTTTCATCAAATGTGTTGACTTTGTGACCAAGTGGTGGATGATCAGTTGTATCGTGGCTGATTCCGGCTGTTGGAGGCGGCGCCATGGTGGCCGCCTCCCGGAGTAATCTTCTTGAGTAGTGGAAGTTCTCCATGAATTGTTGAATTAATAGATTGGAAGTTATATTGTATGTGTAatgtttttctttgtttttgatGATGTTGAATGAATTGAAGAGTGccaattgcttgtatatatatagGACAAATGTATAGGATGAACAAGTATAAAGTGTGGTCAACTTTTTGGGTCTTAATAATAGaaagatattattattttatattattaaaagaaCGGTGAACATTTtagtttccttttaaatttatTCAAGAAAGAGTGATTCCTTTTTAAGTTATCATGAGataattattcatcttgaataaCTTGGGAATAAGAGTTAAAATGTGACGTGGAAAAGAGCTTTTAATATATTTGTTATAGATTTAAAAAACCTTCTAACCACATATTATTgtgacatatttaaaattattaaattcataagaaaaatatacatttttgaacatttttcaaaaaataaaaggaacttttcattaattattatatatagtcCACTAAGACCCATGGTATAAATTAATGGGTTATCCACTCAAGAAGGAGGCAGGGCACCTCCATTTCCAACTGTCTGATAGGCTGACACGTGGTTATTAGCATTATGTACAATGATTAATGAACCAAATCACATGGACctaagttttattattttttgagctaaactgataattaaaatgaaataaCAACTTACTTTGTTAGATAGAGCATAAATTAAAACTCTGTTGAATATATCCTACATTTCTGtatctatatttatatatagctCGAAGAATTAAAAGTGAAGAATGCTTATTATTctcgaatattttttttaaaaatgcacGTAATAAATGCTTAATAAGCTATGGAAAATTAAAGTGCATGTCATCATGTCATAACGGTTGAAATTGAACTGTATTTATTAATAGGATAAGTGGTAACATAAATGGTATAAAAAGTACTAGTTGGGTGTTGTAAATATATTTGTTAATCAAGTATTGGTTACCATTTGCTACGTGTGCTTCTAACTTTTTCCTCTTTTTGAACACTATGCATgttttttggggtcaattctagATTCTTTGTACATGAACCAAATCTTCAGTTAGGCACTTAAAAGTTCCCAAGTAACAATCTATAGTTCTAAGTTGTTGGATATTTTACGTTATATCTTTCTCATATAGAAAATCGAATCGAGAATTTTATAATTTAGTAATTGGTATTCGTGagtaaattttagaaaattacggtatttaaaattgaatttgatACGAGATATTAGTAGTATCATTTGATATTCGATATTTTTcgaatattaaattattaattaatgaagatcataTATCAAACATGCCCATCAGTAGAGGTTCAAGGAGAAAATTAATGACTAAAATAAATAACCCAAATACATTTACAGTAAAACctcgataaagtaataatctcattaaatgaatatttttctccgATCCCGACTTGGGccagttatattaaagtaatattctcgctaaatgcattaaataataattaaaaataaagtactAAATGtccagaaaaaatataaagtaataattattagaatacatcaaaaatttatatatatttaatcagtcaataatactagaccaataactatttctagctttttccttttatagttaatataaaatctcttcatattctatatatatgaatataattaaaaatattaaacttcaCTAAATTCATTTAGTTtttctaaatttaaataataaatatgcaaaataGAGGTTTTATCGTATATCAAGAAGTGTTAACAAAAGAAATAGTCATTTGATTTTCCTCTTTTTATGACGCTGACTTCTGATCAACGgtaaaagtaataaaatattGTCAATATTGTAGTGGTTAGTATTTCTTAGTTACTACTTGTAATAGATAGCATTTCATTTGGTcacaaaacattaaaatataagaaCATTACACAAATAATGCTTTAGTAACAATTCGCTTTTGGTTGTCCATCATTTGTGTTTGGGGTGCATTGATTTCTAATTCCTTGACACATATGTCTTTTAATTgtgtcaaattatttttttagatatatttttatttgttgatattttattatatcgTGCATCCATATTGAAAAGTATAAATAATTGAAGTAATgacaatattaattttataatacAGTTCGTTGCAATTTCAATACGATATTATCAAATATCAAACTAAATCGAAGTTTAATATCAATTATCGAATTACTGAcgaaatttaaaaattcaatatttaatatCTATTTTTCACTATCCATTAtcgaatttaaaatttgaaaattccaAATTGAATACCAAACGCGGCCCCTACAAAGTAATACTAAAAGGGCAACCCAGTgtactaaagctcccgctatgcgcaagGTCCAGAGAACCCAGTGTACTAAAGCTCCCGTtatacgcagtcttaccttgcatttctaccaaaggctgtttccaaggtttgaacccgtgaccttTTCTCCCCCTTTATGGACCAGATGCATTACGAAGTAAGGATTATAACCATgtccaaatcaaataaaatcaaGTGGGAATTAGTAAACTAATTAGATAATAACTAATAAGAAAACCAAATCCTTGCTTAAGCTAAGCTTTTCGGCTTTTCCATATCCTCTTTGAATGTTATAATTTTGCATTTAGTAAATTTAGAAACGAATCATATATTTAAATACCAgatgaattatttaattatcaaaATTATCTAATCAACCCCTTCATTGGTCACCTTTTGGTTTTTTCCATGGCATCCACTTAATtactttcttctcctttttggtAACCGTAATCCTCTAGATTTCTTTCACATTAACCAAATCCTTGATTATGCTTTTTAGTATTTAACAAGTCCCCATTTGGTAGGAAATCTTGAGAGATTACTATCCTGTGGATCaaattatgttatcttatttctACATAATGTTATTTTGATTGATACCTATCTTTACCCGTATATTTATTAAGTACGTAACAATTTATTAAAGGACTAATAAATCTCCTTCTATACTATGACGAGCTGTAGTTTTGTTGAAGACAGTTCAATGAAACAATATTTGTCACCAtcatatacatttatattagTTGATTGTACGCATTATTGATGAGAAAAAACAACAATATATAGTAAACAACTTGGAACCACAATATAAGTTAATGTTTTCCTAGTGTACTGCTACTACTTGTCATTTTGTAGGTAATTAATCATACAGATTCCTCGTACGTACATTAAAGTCTTagaatgtgtttggtatgaaggaaaatattttctagtatgatgaaaaatattttttaattttttcatgtttggttgatcaaaatattttctctagaaAAAACAAGCTccttaaaatatagaaaatgacTTCCCTAATTGAAGGAAAGAACCATAAGTAACTTCCCAAGCTTGGGAACTATTTCTATTGCATGGACCGAGCTGAGCCCTCCAGAAATATGTTGAATTGCATTTTGTTCTTAATAGTGTGATGAGATGGACATGTGTGATGCCGAAGAAAAATGATTCCGACAATTGATGTTTATGCAGAAGAAAAATAGTTCCAGCGATGTCGAAAGGAAATGGTTCCGGCGATTAATGTTTATGCCGAAGAGAATTAGTTTTGGTGATGCCGAAGGGAAATAGTTTCGGCGATTGATGTTtatatcaaagaaaaatggTTCCGGCGATGCTGAAGGAAAATGGTTCAGGCGATTGATGTTTATGTcgaaggaaaatggttccaATAATGCTGAAGGGAAATGGTTCCACAGATTGATGCTTGTGCCGAAGGAAAATGGTCCAGGCGATGCCGAAAAGAAATGGTTCCGGCGAATGTGAATGATGCTTGATTATTGATTATGCATAATCACTCTTGCATATTCGTGAGTGGTGGACTTGATTCTTGTGATTGACCCGTATGAAACTtgtgatttatgattttttacaATTAAACTGTGATTGTGGAACCTATTTAAATCGTGCATTGTAAATTTTAGGTTGGGttgatttctgtgcaggttgtagctatcgaggttcggttgggatgaaaGGAATTCTTGTATCCTACTAGATTTGTCTTGTTTTGTTAGTTGGCTTGCTGAGTActatgttgtttggtactcactctttgcttctacacttgtatagGTTCCGAGCTCGGAGCGTGAGTTTGAGTTCTTTGCTCTTCGTCCGAGGCTTCAAGGAGACTTTGAGAGATATTTGATTGACATTCGGCGATCTCTCTTGTTCCTTTATTTATGTTTTGgtctatttgagaaacaaagatatttttgagacttgtatCTATTCTTCAATTCTATATCTCTTAGcagcttgtacacgtgacaatcaGATTTTAGTGGTTATTTGAGATTTAAGT
This Solanum dulcamara chromosome 1, daSolDulc1.2, whole genome shotgun sequence DNA region includes the following protein-coding sequences:
- the LOC129886945 gene encoding RING-H2 finger protein ATL78-like, producing the protein MENFHYSRRLLREAATMAPPPTAGISHDTTDHPPLGHKVNTFDENVIMVLAILVSALICSFVLNFIIKCACWCSTRILVDSSLLNHTNNNPSSTKLANRGIKKKALETFPVITYTTELKYPGLNSECVICLSEFGIGEKIKVLPKCNHGFHVNCIDKWLNSHSSCPTCRHCLIETCQKIIPISSAPIQEVIIRMEPIQREDAISNN